Proteins encoded by one window of Salvia splendens isolate huo1 chromosome 7, SspV2, whole genome shotgun sequence:
- the LOC121742322 gene encoding low affinity inorganic phosphate transporter 3-like: MAGDHLQVLDALDTAKTQLYHFTTILIAGMGFFTDAYDLFSISLITKLLGRIYYTTNLNAPKPGTLPPKVSSAVTGVALVGTLAGQLFFGWLGDKMGRKKVYGLTLILMIVCSIASGLSFGKSPKGVMATLCFFRFWLGFGIGGDYPLSATIMSEYANKKTRGAFIAAVFAMQGFGILTSGIVALIVSAAFDHAYNAPSYADNAAGSTVPEADYIWRIIVMFGALPAALTFYWRMKMPETARYTALVAKNAKQAAQDMAKVLNVDLEAEEEKVEKYADKSSNSFGLFSREFARRHGMHLLGTTSTWFLLDIAFYSNNLFQKDIFTAVGWIPKPETMNAVHEVFRVARAQTLVALFATVPGYWFTVAFIDIIGRFTIQIVGFFFMTVFMFALAFPYDHWTKKDNRIGFVIMYALTFFFANFGPNATTFVVPAEIFPARLRSTCHGISAAAGKAGAIIGAFGFLYAAQPKDPSKRDHGYPAGIGIKNTLIVLGCVNLLGLFFTFLVPEAKGKSLEEMSGENEGEQTAQGDGSNRTVPA, encoded by the exons ATGGCCGGAGACCATCTCCAAGTGCTGGACGCACTTGATACAGCGAAGACACAGCTATACCATTTCACGACTATATTGATCGCCGGAATGGGATTCTTCACCGATGCATACGATCTCTTCAGCATCTCCCTCATCACCAAGCTATTGGGCCGCATTTACTACACCACCAATCTCAACGCGCCGAAGCCGGGCACCTTGCCCCCCAAAGTCTCCTCCGCGGTCACCGGCGTCGCCCTCGTCGGCACCCTCGCCGGCCAGCTCTTCTTCGGCTGGCTCGGCGACAAGATGGGCCGCAAGAAAGTCTACGGCCTCACCCTCATCCTCATGATCGTCTGCTCCATCGCCTCCGGCCTCTCCTTCGGGAAGTCCCCTAAAGGCGTCATGGCCACCCTTTGCTTCTTCCGCTTCTGGCTCGGCTTCGGCATCGGCGGCGACTACCCCCTCTCCGCCACCATCATGTCCGAGTACGCCAACAAGAAAACCCGCGGCGCCTTCATCGCGGCCGTCTTCGCCATGCAG GGCTTTGGCATCCTCACGAGCGGCATCGTCGCTCTCATCGTGTCCGCGGCCTTCGACCACGCCTACAATGCGCCGAGCTACGCGGACAACGCTGCCGGGTCAACGGTGCCCGAGGCAGACTACATCTGGCGGATTATAGTGATGTTCGGTGCACTCCCTGCGGCCCTAACTTTCTACTGGCGGATGAAGATGCCTGAGACCGCGCGATACACGGCGCTGGTGGCGAAGAACGCGAAGCAGGCTGCGCAGGACATGGCGAAGGTGCTGAATGTCGATctggaggcggaggaggagaaggtGGAGAAATATGCTGACAAGTCATCCAACAGCTTCGGCCTTTTTTCAAGAGAGTTCGCTAGACGCCACGGGATGCATCTTTTAGGCACAACTTCGACATGGTTCTTGCTTGACATAGCTTTCTACAGCAACAACCTCTTCCAGAAGGACATCTTCACTGCGGTGGGGTGGATCCCGAAGCCGGAGACGATGAACGCGGTGCACGAGGTGTTCCGTGTGGCGAGAGCGCAGACGCTGGTGGCTCTCTTCGCCACCGTGCCAGGCTACTGGTTCACGGTGGCGTTCATCGATATAATCGGGAGGTTCACAATCCAGATTGTGGGATTTTTCTTCATGACGGTGTTTATGTTTGCTCTGGCGTTTCCTTACGATCACTGGACGAAGAAGGACAACAGGATCGGGTTCGTGATCATGTACGCGCTGACGTTCTTCTTTGCTAATTTCGGGCCCAACGCCACGACGTTTGTGGTGCCGGCAGAGATATTTCCGGCGAGGCTGAGGTCGACGTGCCACGGGATATCGGCGGCAGCGGGGAAGGCGGGGGCGATTATAGGAGCGTTTGGGTTCTTGTATGCGGCGCAGCCCAAGGATCCGAGCAAGAGGGATCACGGGTATCCAGCAGGGATAGGGATAAAGAACACGCTAATCGTGCTCGGATGCGTCAACTTGTTAGGGCTGTTTTTCACTTTCTTGGTGCCGGAAGCGAAGGGGAAATCGCTGGAGGAGATGTCGGGCGAGAATGAAGGCGAGCAGACGGCACAAGGCGATGGATCCAACAGGACTGTGCCGGCTTAG